A region from the Hydra vulgaris chromosome 10, alternate assembly HydraT2T_AEP genome encodes:
- the LOC136085772 gene encoding uncharacterized protein LOC136085772 isoform X1, translating into MKTFLLLVCFIIAVRSGTNDFCPCLTQACLTFASIPYYPFSPSWSFLFEENPSIFNSGVEGSLVLYRSYSKIVLMPERRGSVLFCDAVPYCISCSNYPLPDSDCVSDLTKCTSGGFTFSLWVKIGVNEKSRLTKNAATNITTFIDFPGQGMSIKYDHYLESWQVVARQGRFSGVVQFSGNNAERWHHIVGIAYSSLYVSAFLDGQFMGNQTMDTVSLTTWSKSTGSYFQGGENPAYGRFWVDNFKMWATPLTASQIQQNYIDEYNNLLLNLPKILQHKIKSW; encoded by the exons TTTTATCATTGCTGTCAGAAGTGGTACAAATGATTTTTGCCCTTGTTTGACTCAAGCATGTTTAa CATTTGCAAGCATTCCATATTATCCATTTTCACCATCTtggagttttttatttgaagaaaatccATCTATATTTAACTCTGGTGTTGAAGGATCACTGGTTTTATACCGTAGTTATTCAAAAATAGTATTAATGCCAGAGAGAAGAGGATCAGTTCTATTTTGTGATGCTGTTCCTTATTGCATAAGTTGTAGTAATTATCCATTGCCTGATTCTGATTGCGTAAG tgatTTAACTAAATGCACAAGTGGCGGTTTTACATTTTCATTGTGGGTGAAAATAGGAGTAAATGAAAAATCAAGATTAACAAAAAATGCTGCTACCAACATAACCACTTTTATTGATTTTCCA GGTCAAGGAATGTCTATAAAGTATGATCATTACTTAGAAAGTTGGCAAGTTGTTGCAAGACAGGg aagatTTTCTGGAGTTGTTCAATTTTCTGGAAACAATGCAGAAAGATGGCATCATATTGTTGGAATAGCTTATTCTAGCCTTTATGTTTCTGCATTTTTAGATggacagtttatgggaaaccaAACAA TGGACACTGTTTCACTAACTACTTGGTCTAAATCAACTGGTTCATACTTTCAAGGTGGAGAAAATCCTGCCTATGGGCGTTTCTGGgttgataactttaaaatgtgGGCTACACCATTAACTGCTAGTCAAATTCAACAAAACTATATTGatg aatataacAATTTGCTTTTAAATCTACCAAAAATActacaacacaaaataaaatcctgGTGA
- the LOC136085772 gene encoding uncharacterized protein LOC136085772 isoform X2, whose protein sequence is MKTFLLLVCFIIAVRSGTNDFCPCLTQACLTFASIPYYPFSPSWSFLFEENPSIFNSGVEGSLVLYRSYSKIVLMPERRGSVLFCDAVPYCISCSNYPLPDSDCVSDLTKCTSGGFTFSLWVKIGVNEKSRLTKNAATNITTFIDFPGQGMSIKYDHYLESWQVVARQGRFSGVVQFSGNNAERWHHIVGIAYSSLYVSAFLDGQFMGNQTMDTVSLTTWSKSTGSYFQGGENPAYGRFWVDNFKMWATPLTASQIQQNYIDESTD, encoded by the exons TTTTATCATTGCTGTCAGAAGTGGTACAAATGATTTTTGCCCTTGTTTGACTCAAGCATGTTTAa CATTTGCAAGCATTCCATATTATCCATTTTCACCATCTtggagttttttatttgaagaaaatccATCTATATTTAACTCTGGTGTTGAAGGATCACTGGTTTTATACCGTAGTTATTCAAAAATAGTATTAATGCCAGAGAGAAGAGGATCAGTTCTATTTTGTGATGCTGTTCCTTATTGCATAAGTTGTAGTAATTATCCATTGCCTGATTCTGATTGCGTAAG tgatTTAACTAAATGCACAAGTGGCGGTTTTACATTTTCATTGTGGGTGAAAATAGGAGTAAATGAAAAATCAAGATTAACAAAAAATGCTGCTACCAACATAACCACTTTTATTGATTTTCCA GGTCAAGGAATGTCTATAAAGTATGATCATTACTTAGAAAGTTGGCAAGTTGTTGCAAGACAGGg aagatTTTCTGGAGTTGTTCAATTTTCTGGAAACAATGCAGAAAGATGGCATCATATTGTTGGAATAGCTTATTCTAGCCTTTATGTTTCTGCATTTTTAGATggacagtttatgggaaaccaAACAA TGGACACTGTTTCACTAACTACTTGGTCTAAATCAACTGGTTCATACTTTCAAGGTGGAGAAAATCCTGCCTATGGGCGTTTCTGGgttgataactttaaaatgtgGGCTACACCATTAACTGCTAGTCAAATTCAACAAAACTATATTGatg aAAGTACTGATTAA